Proteins co-encoded in one Burkholderia ambifaria AMMD genomic window:
- a CDS encoding carbon-nitrogen hydrolase family protein gives MTDHTRSATPFRVAALQMVSTPDVARNLAEAGRLIAEAAGDGAQLVLLPEYFCFMGHRDTDKLALAETYRDGPIQQFLARAAQRHGVWLIGGTLPLQAPEPDRVLNTTLVFDPSGHEAARYDKIHLFNFEKGDESFDEARTIRAGETVVTFDAPFGRVGLSVCYDLRFPELYRRMGDCALIVVPSAFTYTTGRAHWEMLLRARAVENQCYVLAAAQGGKHENGRRTWGHSMLIDPWGEIVAVRDEGASVVTGALDPQRIADVRQSLPAWRHRVLA, from the coding sequence ATGACCGATCACACCCGTTCCGCCACGCCCTTTCGGGTCGCCGCGCTGCAGATGGTGAGCACGCCGGACGTCGCGCGCAATCTCGCCGAAGCCGGCCGCCTGATCGCGGAAGCGGCCGGCGACGGCGCCCAGCTCGTGCTGCTGCCCGAGTATTTCTGCTTCATGGGCCACCGCGACACCGACAAGCTCGCGCTCGCCGAAACCTACCGCGACGGTCCGATCCAGCAGTTTCTCGCGCGGGCCGCGCAGCGTCACGGCGTCTGGCTGATCGGCGGCACGCTGCCGCTGCAGGCGCCCGAACCCGATCGCGTGCTGAACACGACGCTCGTGTTCGATCCGAGCGGCCACGAGGCCGCCCGCTACGACAAGATCCACCTGTTCAACTTCGAGAAAGGCGACGAATCGTTCGACGAGGCGCGCACGATCCGCGCGGGCGAGACGGTCGTCACGTTCGATGCGCCGTTCGGGCGGGTCGGCCTGTCGGTCTGTTACGATCTGCGCTTTCCGGAGCTGTACCGCAGGATGGGCGACTGCGCGCTGATCGTCGTGCCGTCGGCGTTTACGTATACGACGGGTCGCGCGCACTGGGAAATGCTGCTGCGCGCGCGGGCCGTCGAGAACCAGTGCTACGTGCTCGCGGCCGCGCAGGGCGGCAAGCACGAGAACGGCCGGCGCACCTGGGGCCACAGCATGCTGATCGACCCGTGGGGCGAGATCGTCGCGGTCCGCGACGAAGGCGCGAGCGTCGTGACCGGCGCGCTCGATCCGCAGCGGATCGCCGACGTGCGCCAGAGCCTGCCCGCGTGGCGACATCGCGTGCTGGCCTGA
- a CDS encoding cob(I)yrinic acid a,c-diamide adenosyltransferase, with protein MGHRLSKIATRTGDDGTTGLGDGRRIGKDDVRIAAIGDVDELNSALGVLLAEPLPDDVRTALVTIQHDLFDLGGELCIPGHGVLDDTHLARLDRWLADYNATLPPLKEFILPAGSRAASLAHVCRTVCRRAERSIVALGRTDTLNDAPRRYVNRLSDLLFVLARVLNRADGGSDVLWERGRVR; from the coding sequence ATGGGCCACCGCTTGAGCAAGATCGCCACGCGCACGGGTGACGACGGCACCACCGGCCTCGGCGACGGCCGCCGCATCGGCAAGGACGACGTGCGCATCGCCGCGATCGGCGACGTCGACGAGCTGAACTCGGCGCTCGGTGTGTTGCTCGCCGAGCCGCTTCCGGACGACGTCCGCACCGCGCTCGTCACGATCCAGCACGACCTGTTCGATCTGGGCGGCGAGCTGTGCATCCCCGGCCATGGGGTGCTCGACGACACGCATCTCGCGCGCCTCGACCGGTGGCTCGCCGACTACAACGCGACGCTGCCGCCGCTGAAGGAGTTCATCCTGCCGGCCGGCTCGCGCGCGGCGTCGCTGGCGCACGTGTGCCGCACTGTGTGCCGCCGTGCAGAGCGCTCGATCGTCGCGCTCGGGCGCACCGACACGCTCAATGATGCGCCGCGGCGTTACGTGAACCGGCTGTCGGATCTGCTGTTCGTGCTGGCGCGCGTGCTGAACCGCGCGGACGGCGGCTCGGATGTGCTGTGGGAGCGCGGGCGCGTGCGCTGA
- a CDS encoding type II toxin-antitoxin system Phd/YefM family antitoxin: MPTVNMHDAKSRLSSLVEAIELGRESEVVIARNGHPVARIVPYAAPKRIGAARQLLAGLNIPTTVEAFNAGDESIAADFDASSDQGLAP; the protein is encoded by the coding sequence ATGCCGACCGTCAACATGCACGATGCCAAGTCGCGGCTCTCAAGCCTCGTCGAAGCGATTGAATTGGGGCGCGAGTCCGAAGTCGTGATCGCCCGCAATGGCCATCCCGTTGCCCGAATCGTTCCTTACGCGGCGCCGAAGCGGATCGGCGCCGCCCGTCAGTTGCTTGCCGGGCTGAACATCCCGACAACCGTCGAGGCATTCAATGCCGGCGATGAATCGATCGCTGCCGACTTCGATGCCAGCTCGGATCAAGGGCTTGCACCGTGA
- a CDS encoding type II toxin-antitoxin system VapC family toxin translates to MKLLLDTHIALWAAEGAPQLSATAAALIEHPQNTLYVSAASIWEIAIKYRKGNLPVHPRDARSAFRLAGFAELPISSDHAEAVAALPDFPDHADPFDRVMIAQALHEGMPLVSADPKVWRYHSTLMLRA, encoded by the coding sequence GTGAAGCTGCTGCTCGATACGCACATCGCGCTCTGGGCGGCTGAAGGCGCGCCGCAACTTTCGGCAACCGCGGCCGCATTGATCGAACATCCCCAAAACACGCTGTACGTCAGCGCCGCGTCGATTTGGGAAATCGCGATCAAATATCGCAAAGGCAATCTGCCCGTCCATCCGAGAGATGCGCGTTCGGCATTTCGGCTTGCAGGTTTTGCGGAGCTGCCGATCAGCAGCGATCACGCCGAGGCAGTCGCCGCGCTGCCGGATTTTCCGGACCATGCCGATCCGTTCGACCGCGTGATGATCGCGCAGGCACTCCATGAAGGCATGCCGCTCGTCAGCGCCGATCCGAAGGTGTGGCGCTACCACTCCACGCTGATGCTGCGTGCCTGA
- the hmpA gene encoding NO-inducible flavohemoprotein, producing MTHITADQMARVKATAPVLAEHGATITKHFYQRMFARHPELKNLFNQTHQKTGSQPETLAKAVYAYAANIDNLGALGGAVSRISHKHASLNIRPEHYPIVGENLLASIVEVLGDAVDAETLEAWRVAYGQLAQIMIGAEADLYANAAWSGFRPFKVARKVRESDEITSFYLTPADGGDAPKFEPGQYISVKRFVGELGVDQPRQYSLSDAPHGKWLRISVKREAGRAEAIPAGKVSTLMHDGVEEGAIVEVTAPMGDFSLKRDVETPVVLISGGVGITPMMSMASTLIAEGSKREVQFVHACRSGAVHAFRDWLNDAAREHANVKRTVLYELVGPNDRAGVDHDLEGRLTPERVKQHALVPDADYYICGPIAFMKAQRDALVALGVAPERVNTEIFGSGALE from the coding sequence ATGACCCACATCACCGCTGACCAGATGGCCCGTGTGAAGGCCACCGCCCCTGTCCTTGCCGAGCACGGCGCGACGATCACGAAGCACTTCTATCAGCGCATGTTCGCGCGTCATCCGGAACTGAAGAACCTGTTCAACCAGACGCACCAGAAGACCGGCAGCCAGCCGGAAACGCTCGCGAAGGCGGTCTACGCGTATGCCGCGAACATCGACAATCTCGGTGCGCTGGGCGGCGCGGTGTCGCGCATCTCGCACAAGCACGCGAGCCTCAATATCCGTCCGGAGCATTACCCGATCGTCGGCGAGAACCTGCTCGCGTCGATCGTCGAAGTGCTCGGCGACGCGGTCGACGCGGAAACGCTCGAAGCCTGGCGCGTCGCGTACGGCCAGCTCGCGCAGATCATGATCGGCGCCGAGGCCGACCTGTACGCGAACGCCGCATGGAGCGGCTTCCGCCCGTTCAAGGTCGCCCGCAAGGTGCGCGAAAGCGACGAGATCACGTCGTTCTACCTGACCCCCGCCGACGGCGGCGACGCGCCGAAGTTCGAGCCGGGCCAGTACATCTCGGTGAAGCGCTTCGTCGGCGAGCTGGGTGTCGACCAGCCGCGCCAGTACAGCCTGTCCGATGCGCCGCACGGCAAGTGGCTGCGCATTTCGGTGAAGCGCGAGGCGGGCAGGGCGGAAGCGATCCCGGCCGGCAAGGTGTCGACGCTGATGCACGATGGCGTGGAAGAGGGCGCGATCGTCGAAGTGACCGCGCCGATGGGCGACTTCTCGCTGAAGCGCGATGTCGAGACGCCGGTCGTGCTGATCTCGGGCGGTGTCGGCATCACGCCGATGATGTCGATGGCGTCGACGCTGATCGCCGAAGGCAGCAAGCGCGAAGTGCAGTTCGTCCACGCGTGCCGTTCGGGCGCGGTGCACGCGTTCCGCGACTGGCTGAACGACGCGGCGCGCGAGCACGCGAACGTGAAGCGCACGGTGCTGTACGAGCTGGTCGGCCCGAACGACCGTGCCGGTGTCGATCACGACCTCGAAGGGCGCCTGACGCCGGAGCGCGTGAAGCAGCATGCGCTGGTGCCGGATGCCGACTACTACATCTGCGGCCCGATCGCGTTCATGAAGGCGCAACGCGATGCGCTCGTCGCGCTGGGCGTCGCGCCGGAGCGTGTGAACACCGAGATCTTCGGCTCGGGTGCGCTCGAGTGA
- the tldD gene encoding metalloprotease TldD, producing MNIIEPGIRNLALAKDILLTPYGLDESLLTRTIADIFTHRVDYADLYFQATRSEAWSLEEGIVKSGSFSIDQGVGVRAVAGDRTAFAYSDDLSPEAIAQAAAATKAIAAAGGGRQKIRAATSLTGISGRDLYLPSDPLASLDATAKVKLLERIEQMARGRDPRVTQVMAGLAGEYDVVLVARSDGALAADIRPLVRVSVTVIAEQNGRREIGSGGGGGRFDYAYFTDDVLSRYVDDAVHAALVNLDARPAPAGAMTVVLGPGWPGVLLHEAIGHGLEGDFNRKGSSAFAGRIGEQVAAKGVTVVDDGTLPNRRGSLNIDDEGNPTQCTTLIEDGILKGYIQDTLNARLMKMPVTGNARRESYAALPMPRMTNTYMLNGDKDPQEIIASVKNGLYAVNFGGGQVDITNGKFVFSASEAYMIENGKVTYPVKGATLIGSGPESLKYVSMIGNDMSLDSGVGVCGKEGQSVPVGVGQPTLRIDKMTVGGTA from the coding sequence ATGAACATCATCGAACCCGGCATCCGCAATCTTGCGCTGGCGAAGGACATCCTCCTCACGCCGTACGGCCTCGACGAGAGCCTGCTCACGCGCACGATCGCCGACATCTTCACGCATCGCGTCGACTACGCGGACCTGTACTTCCAGGCGACCCGCAGCGAAGCGTGGAGCCTCGAGGAAGGCATCGTGAAGTCGGGCAGCTTCAGCATCGACCAGGGCGTCGGCGTGCGCGCGGTCGCGGGCGACCGCACCGCGTTCGCTTACTCGGACGACCTGTCGCCGGAAGCCATCGCGCAGGCGGCCGCGGCCACCAAGGCGATCGCGGCGGCCGGCGGCGGCCGCCAGAAGATCCGGGCCGCGACGTCGCTCACGGGCATCTCGGGCCGCGACCTGTACCTGCCGTCCGATCCGCTCGCATCGCTCGACGCCACCGCCAAGGTCAAGCTGCTCGAGCGCATCGAGCAGATGGCGCGCGGGCGCGACCCGCGCGTCACGCAGGTGATGGCGGGCCTCGCCGGCGAATACGATGTCGTGCTGGTCGCGCGCAGCGACGGCGCGCTCGCGGCCGACATCCGCCCGCTCGTGCGCGTGTCGGTCACGGTGATCGCCGAGCAGAACGGCCGCCGCGAGATCGGCTCCGGCGGCGGCGGCGGCCGCTTCGACTACGCGTACTTCACCGACGACGTGCTGTCGCGCTACGTCGACGACGCCGTGCATGCAGCACTCGTGAACCTCGATGCCCGCCCCGCGCCGGCCGGCGCGATGACGGTCGTGCTCGGGCCGGGCTGGCCGGGCGTGCTGCTGCACGAGGCGATCGGCCACGGTCTCGAGGGCGACTTCAACCGCAAGGGCTCGTCGGCGTTCGCCGGCCGCATCGGCGAGCAGGTCGCCGCGAAGGGCGTGACGGTGGTCGACGACGGCACGCTGCCGAACCGCCGCGGCTCGCTGAACATCGACGACGAAGGCAACCCGACGCAGTGCACGACGCTGATCGAGGACGGCATCCTGAAGGGCTACATCCAGGACACGCTGAACGCGCGCCTGATGAAGATGCCCGTCACCGGCAACGCGCGGCGCGAATCGTACGCGGCGCTGCCGATGCCGCGCATGACCAACACGTACATGCTCAACGGCGACAAGGATCCGCAGGAAATCATCGCGTCGGTGAAGAACGGCCTGTACGCGGTGAACTTCGGCGGCGGCCAGGTCGACATCACGAACGGCAAGTTCGTGTTCTCGGCGTCCGAGGCGTACATGATCGAAAACGGCAAGGTCACCTACCCGGTGAAGGGCGCGACGCTGATCGGCAGCGGCCCGGAATCGCTGAAGTACGTGAGCATGATCGGCAACGACATGTCGCTCGACTCGGGCGTCGGCGTGTGCGGCAAGGAAGGCCAGAGCGTGCCGGTCGGCGTCGGCCAGCCGACCCTGCGGATCGACAAGATGACGGTTGGCGGTACGGCATAA
- a CDS encoding FAD-binding oxidoreductase, producing the protein MNHPDTPAATRRPLPPAMLDALRAAFGERVSTADAVRAHHGRDESPFDPQLPDVVVFARRADEVREVVSLCALYSVPLIPYGAGSSLEGHLLAVRGGVSLDLSEMNRVLSINAEDLTVTVEPGITRKALNEALRDTGLFFPIDPGADASIGGMTATRASGTNAVRYGTMRENVLGLSAVLADGRVVKTGSRARKSSAGYDLTRLFVGSEGTLGVITEITLRLHPLPEAVSAAICTFPSMGDAVRTVIETIQIGVPIARVEFVDALAVRSINRHSNLTLAEAPTLFFEFHGTEAGVKEQAELVQALAGQNNGQGFEWATRPEDRTRLWSARHNAYFAMLQLKPGCRAVTTDVCVPISQLAACVEETEVDLRASSLPCPIVGHVGDGNFHVAILIDPDKPEEIDEAERINDRIVERALRLGGTCTGEHGVGLHKMRFLPKEHGDNAIDAMRAIKLALDPRNLMNPGKIFTC; encoded by the coding sequence GTGAATCACCCCGACACGCCGGCCGCCACGCGCCGCCCCCTCCCGCCCGCGATGCTCGATGCGCTGCGCGCCGCCTTCGGCGAGCGCGTGTCGACCGCCGACGCCGTCCGCGCCCATCACGGCCGCGACGAATCGCCGTTCGATCCGCAACTCCCCGACGTCGTCGTGTTCGCCCGCCGCGCGGATGAAGTCCGCGAAGTCGTGTCGCTGTGCGCGCTCTACAGCGTGCCGCTGATTCCGTACGGCGCCGGCTCGTCGCTCGAAGGCCACCTGCTTGCCGTGCGCGGCGGCGTATCGCTCGACCTGTCGGAAATGAACCGCGTGCTGTCGATCAACGCGGAAGACCTGACGGTCACGGTCGAACCGGGCATCACGCGCAAGGCGCTCAACGAAGCGCTGCGCGACACCGGCCTGTTCTTCCCGATCGATCCGGGCGCCGACGCCAGCATCGGCGGGATGACCGCGACCCGCGCGTCCGGCACCAACGCCGTGCGCTACGGGACGATGCGCGAGAACGTGCTCGGCCTGAGTGCCGTGCTCGCCGACGGCCGCGTCGTGAAGACGGGCTCGCGCGCGCGCAAGTCGTCGGCGGGCTACGACCTCACGCGCCTGTTCGTCGGCTCCGAAGGCACGCTCGGCGTGATCACCGAGATCACGCTGCGCCTGCATCCGCTGCCCGAAGCCGTGTCGGCCGCGATCTGCACGTTCCCGTCGATGGGCGACGCGGTGCGCACCGTGATCGAGACGATCCAGATCGGCGTGCCGATCGCGCGCGTCGAATTCGTCGATGCGCTCGCGGTGCGCTCGATCAACCGCCACTCGAACCTGACGCTCGCCGAGGCGCCGACGCTGTTCTTCGAATTCCACGGCACCGAAGCCGGCGTGAAGGAACAGGCCGAGCTCGTGCAGGCGCTCGCGGGCCAGAACAACGGCCAGGGCTTCGAATGGGCTACGCGCCCCGAGGACCGCACGCGCCTCTGGTCCGCGCGCCACAACGCGTACTTCGCGATGCTGCAGTTGAAACCCGGCTGCCGCGCGGTGACGACCGACGTATGCGTGCCGATCTCGCAGCTCGCCGCGTGCGTCGAGGAAACCGAAGTCGACCTGCGTGCGTCGTCGCTGCCCTGCCCGATCGTCGGACACGTCGGCGACGGCAATTTCCACGTCGCGATCCTGATCGATCCCGACAAGCCCGAGGAAATCGACGAAGCCGAGCGCATCAACGACCGGATCGTCGAACGCGCGCTGCGCCTCGGCGGCACCTGCACCGGCGAACACGGCGTCGGGCTGCACAAGATGCGCTTCCTGCCGAAGGAGCACGGCGACAACGCGATCGACGCGATGCGCGCGATCAAGCTCGCGCTCGATCCGCGCAACCTGATGAATCCCGGCAAGATCTTCACGTGCTGA
- the aroG gene encoding 3-deoxy-7-phosphoheptulonate synthase AroG has translation MPPHNTDDVRIRELKELTPPAHLIREFACSEAASELIYHSRQSMHRILHGMDDRLIVVIGPCSIHDTKAAIEYAGRLVKERERFKGELEIVMRVYFEKPRTTVGWKGLINDPHLDNSFKINEGLRTARELLLQINEMGLPAATEYLDMISPQYIADLISWGAIGARTTESQVHRELASGLSCPVGFKNGTDGNVKIAVDAIKAASQPHHFLSVTKGGHSAIVSTAGNEDCHVILRGGKTPNYDADSVNAACADIGKAGLAARLMIDASHANSSKKHENQIPVCADIGRQVAAGDERIVGVMIESHLVEGRQDLKEGCPLTYGQSITDACIAWDDSVKVLEGLAESVKARRVARGSGN, from the coding sequence ATGCCCCCGCACAACACCGACGACGTCCGCATTCGCGAACTCAAGGAACTGACGCCGCCCGCCCATCTGATCCGCGAATTCGCGTGCTCCGAGGCCGCGTCCGAGCTGATCTACCACTCGCGCCAGTCGATGCACCGCATCCTGCACGGGATGGACGACCGGCTGATCGTCGTGATCGGGCCGTGCTCGATCCACGATACGAAGGCGGCGATCGAGTACGCGGGGCGGCTCGTGAAGGAGCGCGAGCGCTTCAAGGGCGAGCTGGAAATCGTGATGCGCGTGTACTTCGAGAAGCCGCGCACGACGGTCGGCTGGAAGGGGCTCATCAACGATCCGCACCTGGACAACAGCTTCAAGATCAACGAAGGACTGCGCACCGCGCGTGAACTGCTGCTGCAGATCAACGAGATGGGGCTGCCGGCCGCGACCGAATACCTCGACATGATCAGCCCGCAGTACATCGCCGACCTGATCTCGTGGGGCGCGATCGGCGCGCGCACGACCGAGTCGCAGGTGCACCGCGAGCTGGCGTCGGGGCTGTCGTGCCCGGTCGGCTTCAAGAACGGCACCGACGGCAACGTGAAGATCGCGGTCGATGCGATCAAGGCCGCGTCGCAGCCGCATCATTTCCTGTCGGTGACCAAGGGCGGCCACTCGGCGATCGTGTCGACGGCCGGCAACGAGGACTGCCACGTGATCCTGCGCGGCGGCAAGACGCCGAACTACGACGCGGACAGCGTGAACGCCGCATGCGCGGACATCGGCAAGGCCGGCCTCGCCGCGCGCCTGATGATCGACGCGAGCCACGCGAACAGCTCGAAGAAGCACGAGAACCAGATTCCCGTGTGCGCGGACATCGGCCGCCAGGTCGCGGCCGGCGACGAGCGCATCGTTGGCGTGATGATCGAGTCGCACCTCGTCGAAGGGCGTCAGGACCTGAAGGAAGGCTGCCCGCTGACCTACGGCCAGAGCATCACCGATGCGTGCATCGCGTGGGACGACAGCGTGAAGGTGCTCGAAGGCCTCGCGGAATCGGTGAAGGCACGCCGCGTCGCGCGCGGCAGCGGGAACTGA
- a CDS encoding FAD-linked oxidase C-terminal domain-containing protein has protein sequence MNASVELSSATRAQRQREVVQALMAVLPTHCLLFRDEDTAPYECDGLSAYRRLPLAVALPETESQVQRIVQICRRMEVPIVPRGAGTSLSGGALPIGNGVVLSLARFTRIVEVDPYARTATVQPGVRNLAISEAAAPYGLYYAPDPSSQIACTIGGNVAENSGGVHCLKYGLTVHNVMRVRAVTIEGEIVEFGSLGLDTPGLDLLAVMIGSEGMFAIVTEVTLKLIPKPQTAQLVMASFDDVVKGGEAVAAIIASGIIPAGLEMMDKPATQAVEAFTHAGYDLDAKAILLCESDGTPEEVAEEVVRMTAVLREHGATRIQVSRNESERLRYWSGRKNAFPAAGRISPDYYCMDGTVPRRAIGPLLARIEQLETQYGLRCINVFHAGDGNMHPLILYNANDPDELHRAEQFGAEILECCVEFGGSVTGEHGVGIEKLNSMCVQFSPQERDAFFAVKRAFDPAGLLNPDKGIPTRARCAEYGRQHVRGGLLPHPDLPRF, from the coding sequence ATGAACGCTTCCGTCGAACTGTCGAGCGCGACCCGCGCGCAGCGCCAGCGCGAAGTCGTGCAGGCGCTGATGGCCGTGCTGCCCACGCACTGCCTGCTGTTCCGCGACGAAGACACCGCGCCGTACGAATGCGACGGCCTGTCCGCGTACCGGCGGCTGCCCCTCGCGGTCGCGCTGCCTGAAACCGAATCGCAGGTGCAGCGGATCGTGCAGATCTGCCGCCGCATGGAAGTGCCGATCGTGCCGCGCGGCGCGGGCACGAGCCTGTCGGGCGGCGCGCTGCCGATCGGCAACGGCGTCGTGCTGTCGCTCGCGCGCTTCACGCGCATCGTCGAGGTCGATCCGTACGCGCGCACGGCCACCGTGCAGCCCGGCGTGCGCAACCTCGCGATTTCGGAAGCCGCCGCGCCTTACGGGCTGTACTACGCACCCGATCCTTCGTCGCAGATCGCGTGCACGATCGGCGGCAACGTCGCGGAAAATTCCGGCGGCGTCCACTGCCTGAAATACGGGCTGACCGTGCACAACGTGATGCGCGTGCGCGCGGTCACGATCGAGGGCGAGATCGTCGAATTCGGCTCGCTCGGCCTCGACACGCCGGGCCTCGACCTGCTCGCGGTGATGATCGGCAGCGAAGGGATGTTCGCGATCGTCACCGAGGTCACGTTGAAGCTGATCCCGAAACCGCAGACCGCGCAGCTCGTGATGGCGAGCTTCGACGATGTCGTGAAGGGCGGCGAGGCGGTCGCCGCGATCATCGCATCGGGCATCATCCCGGCCGGGCTCGAGATGATGGACAAGCCGGCCACCCAGGCCGTCGAGGCGTTCACGCACGCGGGCTACGACCTCGACGCGAAGGCGATCCTGCTGTGCGAATCGGACGGCACGCCGGAGGAAGTCGCGGAGGAAGTCGTGCGCATGACGGCCGTGCTGCGCGAGCATGGCGCGACGCGCATCCAGGTGTCGCGCAACGAAAGCGAGCGGCTGCGCTACTGGTCGGGCCGCAAGAACGCATTTCCGGCCGCCGGACGCATTTCCCCCGATTATTACTGCATGGACGGCACCGTGCCGCGCCGCGCGATCGGCCCGCTGCTCGCGCGCATCGAGCAGCTCGAGACGCAATACGGATTGCGTTGCATCAACGTGTTCCATGCCGGCGACGGCAACATGCATCCGCTGATCCTCTACAACGCGAACGATCCGGACGAGCTGCACCGCGCCGAGCAGTTCGGCGCGGAAATCCTCGAATGCTGCGTGGAATTCGGCGGCAGCGTGACGGGCGAGCACGGCGTCGGCATCGAAAAGCTCAATTCGATGTGCGTTCAGTTCTCGCCGCAGGAGCGCGACGCGTTCTTCGCGGTCAAGCGCGCGTTCGATCCGGCCGGGCTGCTCAATCCCGACAAGGGCATTCCGACCCGCGCGCGCTGCGCGGAATACGGTCGCCAGCACGTGCGCGGGGGGCTGCTGCCGCACCCCGACCTGCCGCGCTTCTGA